One Dysosmobacter welbionis DNA segment encodes these proteins:
- a CDS encoding heavy metal translocating P-type ATPase, protein MSHLIHTLERFLEWGGVKKAVTCLVFSGIALLVSIFDLLPQLPFDAAWAAVVLCGIPIILEAVIGLVTAFDIKADVLVSIALIASLIIGEDFAAGEVAFIMQLGALLEDLTVARARAGIEKLVHLTPQTARRLTGGREEAIPAEQVAVGDVLRVLPGETVPVDGEILTGQTSINQAVMTGEPLPVDKGPGDEVSSGTVNQFGAFEMRATKVGEDSSIQRMIRLVQSADAGKARIVGLADRWATWIVVAALTAAALTGLITRDPIRAVTILVVFCPCALVLATPTAIMAAIGNATRHSFLVREGDALERLASVSQVTFDKTGTLTLGTPQVKLVESLLPDVSRDALYAWTAGAELRSEHPLGRAVVQGWRAETVAAPPETADFQMLPGRGVSATVAGHHLVAGNRELLTEEHVPWESLSQAAVPALEQGCTVIYVAVDGRPAGFLALADTLRPDAAGTIRDVRATGVTPVLLTGDHERAARHIAGELGIGTFQAECLPEDKLTWIDRSQQSGHLVCMVGDGINDAPALKRAHVGIAMGGVGSDIAVDAADIALVNDDIRELPHLLALSKRMMRTIKSNLAFSMTLNFIAIALAITGILNPVVGALVHNAGSVLVIVNSSLLLKWRKRP, encoded by the coding sequence GTGAGCCATTTGATCCATACTCTGGAGCGATTTCTGGAGTGGGGCGGCGTGAAGAAGGCCGTGACCTGCCTGGTCTTCTCCGGCATCGCCCTGCTTGTCAGCATCTTCGACCTGCTGCCGCAGCTGCCCTTTGACGCCGCCTGGGCAGCTGTCGTCCTCTGCGGTATCCCCATCATCTTGGAGGCAGTCATCGGCCTGGTGACAGCCTTTGACATCAAGGCGGACGTGCTGGTGTCCATCGCCTTGATTGCCTCCCTCATCATTGGGGAGGACTTCGCCGCCGGCGAGGTGGCCTTCATCATGCAGCTGGGCGCCCTGCTGGAGGATCTCACGGTGGCCCGGGCGCGGGCCGGCATCGAGAAGCTGGTGCATCTGACGCCCCAGACCGCCCGCCGCCTCACCGGCGGCCGGGAGGAGGCCATTCCCGCCGAGCAGGTGGCTGTGGGCGACGTGCTCCGGGTGCTGCCGGGCGAGACCGTGCCAGTGGACGGAGAGATTCTCACCGGACAGACCTCCATCAACCAGGCGGTGATGACCGGCGAGCCCCTGCCTGTGGACAAGGGGCCCGGAGACGAGGTTTCCAGCGGCACGGTGAACCAGTTCGGCGCCTTCGAGATGCGGGCGACGAAGGTGGGGGAGGACAGTTCTATCCAGCGGATGATCCGGCTGGTCCAGTCCGCCGATGCCGGCAAGGCCAGGATCGTGGGGCTGGCAGACCGCTGGGCCACCTGGATCGTAGTGGCGGCCCTGACCGCCGCCGCCTTGACGGGCCTCATCACCCGGGATCCCATCCGAGCGGTGACCATTCTGGTGGTATTCTGCCCCTGTGCCCTGGTGCTGGCCACTCCCACTGCCATCATGGCCGCCATCGGCAACGCCACCAGGCACAGCTTTCTGGTGCGGGAGGGAGACGCTCTGGAACGGCTGGCCTCCGTCTCCCAGGTGACCTTTGACAAAACAGGCACTCTGACCCTCGGCACCCCCCAGGTGAAGCTGGTGGAGAGCCTGCTGCCGGACGTATCCCGGGACGCGCTCTACGCCTGGACTGCGGGGGCGGAGCTCCGGTCCGAGCACCCGTTGGGCCGTGCCGTTGTTCAGGGCTGGCGAGCCGAGACCGTCGCGGCGCCGCCGGAGACAGCGGACTTCCAGATGCTCCCCGGCCGGGGTGTTTCTGCCACTGTGGCGGGTCATCACCTCGTCGCCGGTAACCGGGAGCTGCTGACAGAGGAACATGTCCCCTGGGAATCCTTGTCCCAGGCTGCCGTCCCTGCCCTGGAGCAGGGCTGCACCGTCATCTATGTGGCGGTAGACGGCCGCCCGGCGGGCTTTCTGGCCCTGGCAGACACCCTGCGGCCGGACGCCGCCGGGACCATCCGGGATGTCCGGGCCACCGGCGTGACCCCGGTGCTGCTCACCGGCGACCACGAGAGGGCCGCCCGGCATATTGCCGGAGAGCTGGGCATCGGCACCTTCCAGGCGGAGTGCCTGCCGGAGGATAAGCTAACCTGGATCGACCGCAGCCAGCAGAGCGGCCATCTGGTCTGCATGGTGGGGGACGGCATCAACGACGCTCCAGCCCTGAAGCGGGCCCATGTGGGCATTGCCATGGGCGGCGTGGGCAGCGACATCGCTGTGGACGCCGCGGACATCGCCCTGGTAAACGACGACATCCGGGAGCTGCCCCATCTGCTGGCACTCTCCAAGCGGATGATGCGCACCATCAAGAGCAATCTGGCCTTCTCCATGACCTTGAACTTCATCGCCATCGCCCTGGCTATCACCGGTATCCTGAACCCGGTGGTGGGCGCCCTGGTCCACAACGCCGGGTCCGTGCTGGTGATTGTCAACTCCTCTCTGCTGCTGAAGTGGCGGAAGCGCCCGTGA